A single genomic interval of uncultured Sphaerochaeta sp. harbors:
- the rplI gene encoding 50S ribosomal protein L9, giving the protein MKIILNQDVVNLGEEGDVVVVKNGYARNYLLPNNMAVMFNKTNQAIFASRAAAIEKRKEEKRAASASMKEKLDNVEITMVVSAGESGKLFGSVTSAMVQEALAKQGIEVERKKIEVATHSIKMVGTYSVRVRLYEDESAEVKLVVESENALKRRQAEEAKAKAEADKAEAVKAAQEAKAAEAVEEAANAEEASSEEAEAEKVEE; this is encoded by the coding sequence ATGAAAATTATTCTGAATCAGGATGTAGTCAACCTCGGTGAAGAGGGAGACGTTGTAGTTGTAAAGAACGGGTATGCCCGTAACTATCTGCTTCCAAACAACATGGCTGTGATGTTCAACAAAACTAATCAGGCCATTTTTGCAAGCCGTGCCGCAGCTATCGAAAAGCGTAAGGAAGAGAAGCGCGCTGCAAGTGCAAGCATGAAAGAGAAGCTTGATAATGTTGAGATTACCATGGTTGTCTCAGCAGGCGAGAGTGGCAAACTGTTTGGTTCTGTCACGTCTGCTATGGTGCAGGAAGCACTTGCAAAGCAGGGTATCGAAGTTGAACGCAAGAAGATTGAGGTTGCCACTCACTCCATCAAGATGGTTGGTACCTATTCTGTACGTGTCCGCTTGTATGAGGACGAGAGTGCAGAGGTCAAGCTTGTTGTTGAAAGTGAAAATGCCTTGAAGAGACGTCAGGCTGAAGAAGCTAAGGCAAAGGCTGAGGCTGATAAGGCTGAAGCTGTCAAGGCTGCACAAGAGGCCAAGGCTGCTGAGGCTGTTGAGGAAGCTGCTAATGCAGAAGAAGCTAGCAGTGAAGAGGCTGAAGCCGAGAAAGTAGAAGAGTAA